In Nocardia terpenica, the genomic window CGTCGACCGGCGGGAACAACGGATTGAGTACCCCGGGGCGTCGCCGCCACCAGGTCGACAGGAACTGCTCGGTATCGTCGACCAGGCGAAACAGGCAGTCCATCGCTACATCTCCTCGATCTCCACGCCCCACCCACACACCTGCTGAAACATTCACATCCGCAACTCCGGCCCGATACGCCCCTGACGGAGCCTTGACGGCCCCGCCCCCAGTCTTTACGGCGCTCCTGTCCCGGCAGTGACCCGGCACACGTTCATCGGTACTCGACCATCCGCGACCGCACCCCGAGCAGACACAGCACGGCGATGAGCCCGAAAGCGGTGCAGGGCAGCCAGTTCGACCACGGAATCGGTGACGAAGCCGCCGACCACCACCGCGACGGCGACCACGGTGGCCGCCAGCAGCGTGGGATCGAGCCGCCGCCGCATGGTCACCCGCAGCAGCACCTGCAATCCGACGAGCGACCCAGCAGCACCATCGCGCACACCCCGAGCCACGCCTGGTCCACCGAGGCGCTGTGCCGCGTGCTGGCGTAAAAACCCTCGAGCACACGGGTATTGGCGTCGCTCAGCTGGCCCGCACTGCCCAGCATGGTGCCCATCAGCGCGGTCGCCTGCCGGTACTGGTCGAGGACGTCCGGTGCGAGGCGTCCGGCCGGGCCCTTCTCGGAGTCGTTGAGCAGCACGACATTCGCGACCCGCGCCTCGTAATCACCGAGCTGATCGAGCAGCGTCCGGATGGTGCGTTGCGCGGCATCGTCGGTGCCCGCCACCGAGACCCCCTGTTGCAGATCGGCATCGGCCTGCGCGCCGCTGCCGATAACTCCGCAGCGCCGCGTCGTGCACCGTGGCCAGGGCCGAATCCCCGCCCACCAGCAGCACATTCGCCACCTCCGCATCCATATCGGCCAGCGCGAAGGACAGATCGTCGGTGGCGGCGACCCGCGGCGCGGTCCGATGCCCGACCACCTCCGCCCCGCCTCGCAGCGCCCCCCGCCGCCGTCGCCACGACAAACGCCGTAGCCAGCGCGCCGACCACAACCACAGGCCAGCGCCTGCGCGGGCGGTAGCGGGATGAGCGCTCCGTCGCCCCCACGCGCGGAGCGTAGCTCCTTCAGCGACGCGCCGCCGACGTACGCCATCACGATGTAGCCGACCAGCTCTCTCGAGCGCGGATCCGGATGCTGCACGAAGTTGTAGATCTTGACGATATTCGGGTGGTCGACGGTCGCCAGGAACTGCCGCTCGGCCATGGCGTCGCTATCGCCGCTGTCGAGCAGGCCCTCGAGGATCACCCGGCGGTCGCTCACATTCCGGTCGCGGGCCAGATAGATCCAGACCGGCCCGCCGTGCGCGAGGCAGCCCAGCACCTCGTACTGCCCGGCGACCAGATCGCCCGCGCCCGACCGGCTTGCCGCACCGGTCGCAGAGCCGGTCCTGTTCGGGCACAACCGGATTCGTCATAATGGCGGTCGAGGGGGCGCGATAGGGCATCGGCGGGATCGTGACCAGTCCCGCGCCCAGGCGGCCGCGGCTCGAGCGGGTGCTGCGGTTGGACGGCGTGCGGCTCGATCCGCGGCGGGTGGTGCGTTCCGACCGGCTGCCCGCCCCGTGCTCCCGGACCGGCCCGCGGGCGCCGTCCGCGTGGAACCGATCCCCACCCGGTATCGGTCATGCTGCCAGAACCGCGCGGCGATCTGGTGTGTCTGTGCCCCACGCGGTCGCCGAATGCGGTTCAATGATCTAGGAACCACGTGTTATAGCTGCATGCTCTCGCCGCCCTCGGCGTCATCCGGGCGGATGCATCACCCCGCATCACTCAGTATCCGAGAGGACAACGAACGTGAGCATGGTTCTCGCCGCGGCACACGATATGTACACGACGGTGCTGGCCCAGGTCGGCAACCCCACCCCCGAGACCCCACCGGCGGCCGACAAGCTGCTCAAGATGGTCCGGTACTTCACCTGGTTCGTCCTGCTCTCCGGCATCAGCGCCATCACCTACGGTGGCGGCAAATTCGCCTGGGAGAAATGGTCGGGCGGCAGCCTGGATTCGCCCAAGATGGTGGCCGGCGCCATGCTCGGCGGCGGCGTCGCCACCAGCGCGGGCACCATTATGAACGCGGTCATCGGGAGCTGACCCTCGCAGGCGCGCCAGGGCGCACCTGCGAGGGACATTTGTATCGCTAGCGCCCGCCGTTCTGCCGCGCCCGCCGCCGTTCTGCTGCGCCTGCCGTCGTTCTGCTGCGCCCGCCGTTACCCCGGCGTGCCCGCCCATTCCGCAGCGGCGGTCGTTATTCCGGCGCGGCCGCCGCCATTCCACAGTGGCCGCCGCCATTCCGGCGTGCTGTCGCCGTTCCGCCGCGCTCGCCGCCATTCTGCCGCGCCCGCCGTTACTCCGGCGCGCCCGCCCATTCCGCAGCGGCCGCCGCCATTCCACAGTTGCCGCCGTCATTCCGGCGTGCTGTCGCCGTTCTGCCGCGCCCGCCGCCGTTCTGCCGCGCCCGCCGCCGTTCTGCCGCGTCGGCCGCCGTTTCGCAGCGCCCGCCGCCATTCCGCAGCGCCCACCGTTACTCCGGCGCGCCCGCCTATTCCGCAGCGGCGGTCGTTATTCCGGCGCGGCCGCCGCCATCCGCAGCGGCCGCCGTCATTCCGGCGTGCTTTCGGCCGGAATCAGCCCTGGTTGAGCATGCCCTGCATTTGTTGGATTTCGGCCTGTTGGGCGGTGATTATGGCTTGGGCCAGGGAGCGGGTGTCGGGGTTGGTGCCGGAGGCCAGTTCGGTGTTGGACATGTCTATGGCGCCGCGGTGGTGGGCGATCATCATTTGCATCCACATGCGGTCGAAGTCGGGGCCGGAGCTGGCGGCGAGCTTGGTCATGTCGTCGTGGGACATGATGCCGGGCATGTCGTGGCCCATGGTGGGGGCGGGGGCGGGTTTGCCGAAACTGTGGAGGAGGTCGGCGAACTTCTGCATTTCGGGGGCTTGGGCCTGCTCCACGCGGGCGGCCAGGTCGATCAGCTGCTGGTTCTGCGAGCGGGTCGGTACCAGTTTGGCCATTTCCACCGCTTGGGCGTGATGCGGATACATCATCTGCAGGAACGTCACGTCGGCGTCGGTGAAGTCGGTGCGGGTGGGTGCGTTGGTGGAGGCGGTGGCGCCGTGGCTC contains:
- a CDS encoding serine/threonine protein kinase, coding for MPYRAPSTAIMTNPVVPEQDRLCDRCGKPVGRGRSGRRAVRGAGLPRARRAGLDLSGPRPECERPPGDPRGPARQRR
- a CDS encoding DUF305 domain-containing protein; the protein is MFRSRARITLAGTGIAVALLVAGCSNDDSGSKPTTTSSMADMPGMSHGATASTNAPTRTDFTDADVTFLQMMYPHHAQAVEMAKLVPTRSQNQQLIDLAARVEQAQAPEMQKFADLLHSFGKPAPAPTMGHDMPGIMSHDDMTKLAASSGPDFDRMWMQMMIAHHRGAIDMSNTELASGTNPDTRSLAQAIITAQQAEIQQMQGMLNQG